The following coding sequences lie in one Pseudomonas sp. B33.4 genomic window:
- the miaA gene encoding tRNA (adenosine(37)-N6)-dimethylallyltransferase MiaA, whose amino-acid sequence MSQLPPAIFLMGPTAAGKTDLAIELTKVLPCELISVDSALVYRGMDIGTAKPSKELLAEYPHRLIDILDPAEAYSAADFRRDALQAMAEITARGKIPLLVGGTMLYYKALVEGLADMPAADPEVRAQIEEEAARLGWQALHDQLAIIDPVSAARIHPNDPQRLSRALEVYRVSGQSMTELRQQQSAQSTEAAASGLQQLPYTVANLAIAPANRQVLHERIKQRFTNMLEQGFIDEVVALRKRSDLHSGLPSIRAVGYRQVWDYLDGKLTLAEMQERGIIATRQLAKRQFTWLRSWEDIHWLDSLDCDNLPRALKYLGTISILS is encoded by the coding sequence ATGAGTCAGCTCCCTCCAGCGATTTTCCTGATGGGCCCGACCGCTGCGGGCAAGACCGACCTGGCCATCGAACTGACCAAGGTGCTGCCGTGCGAGCTGATCAGTGTCGATTCGGCACTGGTCTATCGCGGCATGGACATCGGCACTGCCAAGCCTTCGAAAGAACTGCTGGCCGAATATCCGCACCGTTTGATCGATATTCTCGATCCGGCTGAAGCTTATTCGGCTGCAGATTTCCGTCGCGATGCCCTGCAAGCCATGGCCGAGATCACCGCGCGCGGAAAAATTCCGCTGCTGGTCGGCGGCACGATGCTCTATTACAAGGCTTTGGTCGAAGGCCTGGCGGACATGCCAGCCGCCGACCCCGAAGTCCGCGCGCAGATCGAAGAAGAGGCTGCACGCCTTGGCTGGCAAGCCTTGCACGACCAACTGGCAATCATCGACCCGGTGTCAGCGGCGCGGATTCATCCGAACGATCCGCAGCGCCTGAGTCGCGCGCTGGAAGTTTATCGGGTCAGTGGTCAGAGCATGACCGAACTGCGCCAGCAACAATCTGCGCAAAGTACTGAAGCAGCCGCTTCGGGACTGCAACAATTGCCCTATACTGTCGCGAACTTGGCCATTGCCCCGGCAAATCGTCAGGTATTGCACGAGCGCATTAAACAAAGATTCACAAATATGTTGGAACAGGGGTTCATCGACGAGGTCGTAGCCCTGCGTAAAAGAAGTGACCTTCATTCGGGGTTGCCGTCTATACGTGCGGTAGGCTACCGCCAAGTCTGGGACTACCTGGATGGCAAGCTGACGTTGGCCGAAATGCAGGAGCGCGGCATCATCGCCACGCGCCAATTGGCCAAACGCCAGTTCACCTGGCTGCGCAGCTGGGAAGATATACACTGGCTGGACAGTCTTGATTGCGACAATCTGCCACGCGCCTTGAAATACCTTGGGACCATCTCCATATTGAGCTGA
- the hfq gene encoding RNA chaperone Hfq, protein MSKGHSLQDPYLNTLRKEKVGVSIYLVNGIKLQGTIESFDQFVILLKNTVSQMVYKHAISTVVPVRPIRLPSATESEAGDAEPGNA, encoded by the coding sequence ATGTCAAAAGGGCATTCGCTACAAGACCCTTACTTGAATACTTTACGTAAAGAGAAAGTTGGGGTTTCCATCTACCTGGTCAACGGTATCAAACTGCAAGGCACGATCGAGTCGTTCGACCAGTTCGTGATCCTGCTGAAAAACACCGTGAGCCAGATGGTTTACAAACACGCTATCTCGACAGTAGTGCCGGTTCGTCCAATTCGTCTGCCTAGCGCAACCGAATCCGAAGCAGGTGACGCTGAGCCAGGTAACGCCTGA
- the hflX gene encoding ribosome rescue GTPase HflX, translating to MFFERHGGGERVILVHLDGQDPEAREDPQEFQELANSAGAETVAFFNVPRHRPTAKYLIGSGKVEELRDLVKAEEADLVIFNHILTPSQERNLERVFECRVIDRTGLILDIFAQRARTHEGKLQVELAQLDHMSTRLVRGWTHLERQGGGIGMRGPGETQLETDRRLLRVRLRQIKGRLEKVRSQREQSRRGRSRADIPTVSLVGYTNAGKSTLFNNVTKSDVYAADQLFATLDPTLRRLDIDDLGPIVLADTVGFIRHLPHKLVEAFRSTLEESSNSDLLLHVIDAAEPDRMLQIEQVMVVLGEIGAQDLPILEVYNKLDLLEGVEPQIQRDENGKPQRVWLSARDGSGLELLEQAIAELLGSDLFVGTLRLPQRFARLRAQFFELGAVQKEEHDEEGISLLAVRLPRVELNRLVSREGLQPMEFIEQHTLQ from the coding sequence TTGTTCTTTGAGCGCCACGGTGGTGGTGAGCGAGTGATCCTCGTTCACTTGGATGGACAGGACCCTGAGGCGCGCGAAGATCCGCAGGAGTTTCAGGAATTGGCTAATTCGGCCGGCGCCGAGACCGTTGCGTTTTTTAACGTGCCGCGTCATCGGCCAACCGCCAAATACCTGATCGGCAGCGGCAAGGTCGAGGAACTGCGCGACCTGGTCAAAGCTGAAGAAGCCGATCTGGTGATTTTCAATCACATCCTCACGCCCAGTCAGGAACGTAACCTCGAACGTGTTTTCGAGTGTCGCGTGATCGACCGTACCGGCCTGATTCTCGATATTTTCGCCCAACGCGCCCGTACCCATGAAGGCAAGCTCCAGGTCGAACTGGCCCAGCTTGACCACATGAGCACGCGGCTGGTTCGCGGCTGGACTCACCTTGAGCGTCAGGGTGGTGGCATCGGCATGCGCGGTCCGGGTGAAACCCAGCTCGAAACCGACCGTCGTTTGCTGCGGGTCCGTCTGCGGCAGATCAAGGGTCGTCTGGAGAAGGTGCGCAGCCAGCGCGAGCAATCGCGACGTGGTCGCTCCCGTGCGGACATTCCTACCGTTTCTCTGGTGGGATACACCAACGCCGGCAAATCCACACTCTTCAACAACGTGACGAAATCCGATGTCTACGCGGCTGACCAATTGTTCGCCACGCTGGATCCGACCCTGCGCCGTCTCGATATTGACGACCTGGGGCCGATCGTTCTGGCGGACACGGTGGGCTTCATTCGTCACTTGCCGCACAAGCTGGTCGAAGCATTTCGGTCTACCCTCGAAGAGTCGAGCAATTCCGATCTACTGTTGCACGTGATCGATGCGGCCGAACCGGATCGCATGTTGCAGATCGAGCAGGTGATGGTAGTGCTGGGCGAGATTGGTGCCCAGGACTTGCCGATCCTCGAGGTCTATAACAAACTCGATTTGCTTGAAGGCGTTGAGCCACAAATCCAGCGCGACGAAAACGGCAAGCCCCAGCGGGTCTGGCTTTCGGCGCGTGATGGCAGTGGTCTGGAATTGCTTGAACAAGCCATTGCCGAATTACTCGGCAGTGATTTGTTTGTCGGTACCCTGCGCTTGCCGCAACGATTCGCGCGACTGCGTGCGCAGTTTTTCGAACTCGGTGCGGTGCAGAAAGAAGAGCATGACGAAGAAGGCATCAGTCTGCTGGCCGTTCGTTTGCCCCGTGTCGAGTTGAATCGACTGGTAAGCCGCGAAGGATTGCAGCCGATGGAATTCATCGAGCAACACACTTTGCAATAA
- the hflK gene encoding FtsH protease activity modulator HflK: MAWNEPGGNSNNQDPWGGKRRNNGDRKGPPDLDEAFRKLQESLNGLFGGGKKRGDDGGGSGKSSGGFGGLLGIGLVVLAAVWLYSAVYVVDEQEQAVVLRFGKYYETVGPGLNIYFPPIDKKYMENVTRERAYTKQGQMLTEDENIVEVPLTVQYKISNLQDFVLNVDQPEISLQHATDSALRHVVGSTAMDQVLTEGRELMASEIKERLQRFLDTYRTGITVTQVNVQSAAAPREVQEAFDDVIRAREDEQRSRNQAETYANGVVPEARGQAQRILEDANGYRDETVSRAKGEADRFTKLVAEYRKAPEVTRQRLYLDTMQEVFSSTSKVLVTGNKNGQSNLLYLPLDKMIQNSSGSNAPVTGSAAASNNTDVTPHVTDLPQSRTRETR; encoded by the coding sequence ATGGCTTGGAATGAGCCGGGTGGCAACTCGAATAATCAGGATCCTTGGGGTGGCAAACGCCGCAATAACGGCGACCGCAAGGGGCCACCGGATCTCGACGAGGCCTTCCGAAAGCTGCAGGAAAGCCTGAACGGGTTGTTCGGTGGTGGTAAGAAACGTGGTGATGACGGCGGTGGTTCGGGCAAGAGCAGTGGCGGCTTCGGCGGTCTGCTCGGCATCGGCCTCGTCGTGCTGGCGGCTGTCTGGCTGTACAGCGCGGTTTACGTGGTCGACGAGCAGGAGCAAGCCGTGGTGCTGCGCTTCGGCAAGTACTACGAGACTGTCGGCCCGGGCCTGAACATCTACTTCCCGCCGATCGACAAGAAGTACATGGAGAACGTCACGCGTGAGCGTGCCTACACCAAACAGGGCCAGATGCTGACTGAAGACGAGAACATCGTCGAAGTGCCGCTGACCGTGCAGTACAAGATCAGCAACCTGCAGGATTTCGTGCTGAACGTTGATCAACCGGAAATCAGTCTGCAGCACGCGACCGACAGTGCCCTGCGCCACGTGGTGGGTTCCACCGCGATGGACCAGGTATTGACCGAAGGTCGTGAGTTGATGGCCAGCGAAATCAAGGAGCGTCTGCAACGCTTCCTCGATACCTATCGCACCGGTATCACCGTCACTCAGGTCAACGTACAGAGCGCAGCGGCACCGCGTGAAGTGCAGGAAGCCTTTGACGACGTGATCCGCGCCCGTGAAGACGAGCAGCGTTCGCGCAACCAGGCTGAAACCTATGCCAACGGCGTTGTGCCGGAAGCCCGTGGTCAGGCCCAGCGCATCCTTGAAGATGCCAACGGTTACCGCGACGAAACGGTATCGCGCGCCAAGGGTGAAGCGGATCGCTTTACCAAGTTGGTCGCCGAGTACCGCAAGGCACCTGAGGTTACCCGCCAGCGTCTGTACCTGGACACCATGCAGGAAGTCTTCAGCAGCACCAGCAAGGTACTCGTGACCGGCAACAAGAACGGCCAGAGCAACCTGCTCTACCTGCCGCTGGACAAAATGATTCAGAACAGTTCGGGCAGCAATGCACCGGTCACCGGTTCGGCTGCCGCCAGCAACAACACGGACGTCACGCCGCATGTCACTGACCTGCCGCAGTCGCGTACAAGGGAGACCCGCTGA